One window from the genome of Mugil cephalus isolate CIBA_MC_2020 chromosome 23, CIBA_Mcephalus_1.1, whole genome shotgun sequence encodes:
- the cd59 gene encoding CD59 glycoprotein, with product MKRSLGICLLICSTLVGLGSAIRCYSCRDYTASCTKQRDCSYDDACLTLNERGGMTYRQCLKYSDCDYSRLTQMFPQVSSFTFKCCNSDLCNSAPTAASSVIGLLASVLIMWWFH from the exons ATGAAGCGCTCCCTGGGAATCTGCCTGCTGATCTGCTCCACTCTGGTTGGGCTGG GATCAGCCATTCGCTGCTACAGCTGTAGGGACTACACGGCCAGCTGCACCAAACAACGAGACTGTAGCTATGACGACGCCTGCCTCACACTCAACGAGAGAG GTGGGATGACCTACCGCCAGTGTCTCAAGTATTCAGACTGTGATTATAGCCGACTGACCCAGATGTTCCCCCAG GTTTCCAGTTTCACCTTCAAGTGCTGCAACTCTGACCTGTGTAACTCCGCCCCCACTGCAGCGAgctctgtgattggtctgctggcCTCTGTGTTGATCATGTGGTGGTTCCACTGA